The Vitis riparia cultivar Riparia Gloire de Montpellier isolate 1030 unplaced genomic scaffold, EGFV_Vit.rip_1.0 scaffold781_pilon_pilon, whole genome shotgun sequence region AGAGTTCATGAAACATAGGTTTGAGTTAATTGTTTGTTACCTTTACTTGCATTAGGCGGGCCTCATCTCTGTGTCCCTGTGTCACAAGATCTGTGAATTAGACAAATACACATACATCAGCAGCTGACCACTCGAGTTCATATAAGATGGGAATGACTTAACTATTGGTtgctttaaaccaaaattaggTAATAATAATGGTCCAAAAAAGTTTAGAAATATCAGGGTAAGTgagataattatatatatacatcttaCTCTCCATATGATGTAGATCTTTTTATGGCATGTCTAGTACTTATGTAATGAAGATTCTGTAAATGGTTTTAAGAATTTAACCTAATCTCATGTCAGAATCATGGGCAATTTGACAATTTGATATCTTCTTGAAAGTTGTTACATTTCTTTGAGTGAAGGGAAAttataaagagaagaaaaactgttatataaatttttgcGGAAACTAATATCTGAGGCAATGTTTTGAAGTCACTCCTGAAGCCAAGAGGGGCTGCAATTAATATGTCAAATGTGATTTCAAAACTTCCATCTTATTGAAAATGTAAGTAGGTTGTCCATCTgatcagagaaaaaaaaatcaaaaaatagaaaataagtatTCCACAAATAATTTTAGTGTTGCtctaagataaaaataaataaatcctttaTATTATCATGTAACTATGTTCAGGTTGGTTTATAGCTGACCTAGAAGTGAACTAACCCTGTTTAGTTGAGTTCCATAAACCGAACCCAGTTTTGCCAGGCCAATCTGGACAATGATCAGATTGGTTAGTTTAGTTTCTGAGTTGTACTTAAAATCTGATTTTTGTGCAGTATAGTGCAAACCCCTTAAGAAATCCTAGAACTAAAACAAATCCAGTTCTTTATGTCCAGCGTTCAGGAAACCTTTAAAAAgtgttgaactaccaattttcctaaaagcttaagtttgtaggatttgagtccataatgtatatcatgcactcaACACCCTCCCTCACATGAAGAGACGCACACTTGTAGGTAAACAACCACAATCAGTGTCTTTTTGGgcttatttaataaattgggGATCTAATTATATAGTAGTGAGGTTCTGATGCATGACCTCCTACTAAACAAGACTCTAATGCCATATTCAACAAAAAGCATGTTAACATAGTATGGTAAAACCGTATAAATAAGCCCAAAAAAAGTCATTGGTAGCAGCCAAACCCTTGGACAAAAGATGAGGGCTAAATCAAGCCTCTCTCTGCGTGCTATTCAGCAAGTGTTGAAGGGCTAACATTACAAAATCCTGATGCACTTGACGCCAAAAAGAGAATGGCACAATGGAACTGTTCATACATGCATTATACAGTACAGTACATGTTATATAGGGGCCAGTTTGCGATCTAGGTCAGTTTAGCCAGGTCATCCCAGAACCCAAAACCAGCATTCCGGTTCAGAATTTGACAAAGCAATGGCTGAATTGAATACCCTGTAGAACTGAACTGAACCAACCCATTGAGTCTGGTGGTCAAGTATCTGGCTGAACCATTTGAGAAGCAACcaaaggaagaagaagctaGTTATTAGTGTCTCCATCTCCACATTTGCATTACTGAAATAATTAGAATATAGCATTATTTGCATCATAGAATCACTCCTAGTCATTCTAAGGATCTAAATTGCTTGCCATTTCAGGTTGAACCTGGACACATAGTCCTTGTCCATGCAGCAGCTGGTGGAGTGGGGTCTCTATTATGCCAGTGGGCAAATGCCCTTGGCGCCACTGTAATTGGAACTGTTTCAACAAATGAGAAGGCAGTTCAAGCCAAGGAGGATGGTTGTCACCATGTCATAATTTATAAGGAAGAGGATTTTGTTGCCCGGGTCAATGAGATTACTTCTGGCAATGGGGTTCATGTTGTTTATGATTCTGTAGGAAAAGACACCTTTCAGGTAATGACCATTTTATCATCCTTATCAAAAGAAACTACAAATCTTTCAGTTACGATACTTTATCAGAAGGTACCTCTATTTTTCATAAAGGTCAGCTCTATTCTCGTGTGTGCTCCCACTGGCTGTATTGCTAACTCtacttcttttttcattttttttttctttttttcctttgttcatGTGCTCCCTGTGTCAtcttttgtgttttatttttcagtttAGACATAGATTAGAACATTATATTTAAATGAAGATTGTCAACCTCAATGTTAAACTAACCCAATGTCATAACCACTGATTCTCAACGAACCAGAGTGACATTAAGCCAATTTCACAAAAACTCAACCTAGGGTGACCAGTTTGTAGGTGAAGTTCAGTTAGCAGAGTCCCAAGTTCTACTTTGGATTTGGTGGTAAAAGGTTTCTAATTGTCAAGTTATCATATCCAGGGATCATTGGCATGCTTAAGGCCTCGTGGGTTCATGGTGAATTTTGGACAGTCATCAGGTACACCAGATCCAGTACCGTTACCATCTCTAGGTGCTAAGGCGCTCTTCTTGACAAGGCCTTCCCTTATGCATTACTCTGCAACCCGAGATGACCTACTGGAAGCTGCTGGAGAGGTATTTGCTAATGTTGCTTCAGGTGTCTTACGGGTTCGTGTAAACCACAAGTACCCCTTGTCACAAGCTGCACAGGCGCATGCAGACCTTGAGAGCCGGAAAACTTCTGGCTC contains the following coding sequences:
- the LOC117910563 gene encoding quinone oxidoreductase 1-like isoform X2, which codes for MVLKWEDVQIGEPNEGEIRVKIQAIGLNFVDVYIRKGVYKIATMPFTPGVEAVGVVTAVGPGITGWKVGDVVAYAGGSMGSYSEEQILPANKVVPLPPSINPTVGASIMVKGMTVYYLVRCCFKVEPGHIVLVHAAAGGVGSLLCQWANALGATVIGTVSTNEKAVQAKEDGCHHVIIYKEEDFVARVNEITSGNGVHVVYDSVGKDTFQGSLACLRPRGFMVNFGQSSGTPDPVPLPSLGAKALFLTRPSLMHYSATRDDLLEAAGEVFANVASGVLRVRVNHKYPLSQAAQAHADLESRKTSGSVVLIPDCIWQDILN
- the LOC117910563 gene encoding quinone oxidoreductase 1-like isoform X1; its protein translation is MVKAIRVYELGGPEVLKWEDVQIGEPNEGEIRVKIQAIGLNFVDVYIRKGVYKIATMPFTPGVEAVGVVTAVGPGITGWKVGDVVAYAGGSMGSYSEEQILPANKVVPLPPSINPTVGASIMVKGMTVYYLVRCCFKVEPGHIVLVHAAAGGVGSLLCQWANALGATVIGTVSTNEKAVQAKEDGCHHVIIYKEEDFVARVNEITSGNGVHVVYDSVGKDTFQGSLACLRPRGFMVNFGQSSGTPDPVPLPSLGAKALFLTRPSLMHYSATRDDLLEAAGEVFANVASGVLRVRVNHKYPLSQAAQAHADLESRKTSGSVVLIPDCIWQDILN